One Fontisphaera persica DNA window includes the following coding sequences:
- a CDS encoding hydrogenase iron-sulfur subunit yields MNASENKVPAGWSPRIVAFFCNWCTYTAADLAGVSRLKYAPNVRVIRLMCSGRVDPQFILEAFARGADGVLVGGCHPNDCHYVEGNYKMLRRARLLRRMLAGMGIEEARFRLEWISAAEGEKVKVVVNEMVEQIRALGPLGLPGRWAEWDREVAGLAERVAAVEAAGVGEKESEVAHG; encoded by the coding sequence ATGAACGCGAGTGAGAACAAGGTGCCGGCGGGCTGGAGTCCGCGGATAGTGGCGTTTTTTTGCAACTGGTGCACGTACACGGCGGCGGATTTGGCGGGGGTGTCGCGGTTGAAGTATGCGCCGAACGTGCGGGTGATTCGGTTGATGTGCAGCGGGCGGGTGGATCCGCAGTTTATTTTGGAGGCGTTTGCGCGGGGGGCGGACGGGGTGTTGGTGGGGGGGTGTCATCCCAATGACTGTCATTATGTGGAGGGGAACTACAAGATGTTGCGGCGGGCGCGGTTGTTGCGGCGGATGTTGGCGGGGATGGGGATAGAGGAGGCGCGGTTTCGGCTGGAGTGGATTTCGGCGGCGGAGGGGGAGAAGGTGAAGGTGGTGGTGAACGAGATGGTGGAGCAGATTCGGGCGTTGGGGCCGTTGGGCTTGCCGGGGCGGTGGGCGGAGTGGGATCGGGAGGTGGCGGGGTTGGCGGAGCGGGTGGCGGCGGTGGAGGCGGCGGGGGTGGGAGAGAAAGAAAGCGAGGTGGCACATGGCTAA